In Clostridium sp. DL-VIII, the following proteins share a genomic window:
- a CDS encoding HNH endonuclease domain-containing protein, with protein sequence MDKIFIPQETIILPKEICQVPYSNEVNYSAFAGVLNDKSASYKMYWLLAILKEVASDEKEIEFRTLISRMVVKSWYPILKFKLSFGLCDNLASVVDYISDTYNVGSNYTEDKLFEFIYESEDKKLNKMLKDLTYNVPYRFLAPFFKGKLKGRKVEKQIEELSRQDNECVYEIYQNEKNDNCIRIRDNWCNYLKYNRKIIEGWAYYELACFLQKRNPNVPGIAMKLAPPQNRNSIRPQTKIWENVIERKHIKDLYTGLAFTEENYKEYGVLSIDHFIPWSFVLHDQIWNLVPTFKNINSKKSDNLLHYDRYIDKFCEMQYEAFCFVVDEDKKNQIDEYGQVLKVDNLKKFKTENREDEFVKRLKQEIGPVYGVAVNQGFGVLENFL encoded by the coding sequence ATGGATAAAATATTTATTCCACAAGAAACAATAATATTACCAAAGGAAATATGTCAGGTACCATATAGTAATGAAGTGAATTATTCCGCTTTTGCAGGAGTATTAAATGACAAATCTGCTAGTTACAAAATGTATTGGTTATTAGCTATACTAAAGGAAGTAGCTTCTGATGAGAAAGAAATTGAGTTTAGAACATTAATAAGCAGGATGGTGGTTAAATCTTGGTATCCTATTTTAAAATTTAAACTTAGTTTTGGATTATGTGATAATTTAGCAAGCGTAGTTGATTATATTTCTGATACTTATAATGTTGGAAGTAACTATACTGAAGATAAGCTTTTTGAATTTATATATGAGTCGGAAGATAAAAAATTAAATAAAATGCTAAAGGATTTAACTTATAATGTTCCGTACAGATTTTTAGCACCTTTTTTTAAAGGGAAGCTCAAGGGCAGAAAAGTTGAAAAGCAGATTGAAGAATTATCAAGACAGGATAATGAGTGTGTTTATGAAATATATCAAAATGAGAAAAATGATAATTGCATTAGAATAAGAGATAACTGGTGTAATTATTTAAAATATAACAGAAAAATTATTGAAGGCTGGGCATACTATGAACTTGCATGCTTTCTACAAAAGCGAAATCCAAATGTTCCTGGAATAGCAATGAAACTAGCACCTCCACAAAATAGAAATAGCATAAGACCACAAACAAAAATATGGGAAAATGTCATAGAAAGAAAACACATAAAAGATTTATATACGGGCTTAGCATTCACGGAAGAGAATTATAAGGAATACGGAGTTTTAAGTATAGATCACTTTATTCCTTGGAGTTTTGTGCTTCATGATCAAATATGGAATTTGGTGCCTACTTTTAAGAATATTAATAGTAAGAAAAGTGATAATCTGCTTCATTATGATAGATATATTGATAAGTTTTGTGAAATGCAGTATGAAGCATTTTGTTTCGTAGTTGATGAAGACAAGAAAAATCAGATTGATGAATATGGACAAGTACTTAAGGTTGATAATCTTAAGAAATTTAAAACGGAAAACAGGGAAGATGAATTTGTTAAAAGGTTGAAACAGGAGATTGGGCCGGTTTATGGAGTGGCGGTAAATCAGGGGTTTGGAGTTTTAGAGAATTTTCTTTAA
- a CDS encoding nucleoside triphosphate pyrophosphohydrolase: MKTYNKLVRDKIPKIIKADGRECDTAIVAGDEKYKLLETKLQEEVNEFLEDKNLEELADVMEVLFGLAESLGYSEEELLEARDKKRKERGGFKEGIILKVVK; encoded by the coding sequence ATGAAAACATATAATAAATTAGTAAGAGATAAGATTCCTAAAATAATAAAAGCTGATGGACGAGAATGTGATACTGCAATCGTAGCTGGAGATGAAAAGTACAAGCTTTTGGAAACTAAATTGCAAGAAGAAGTTAATGAATTTTTAGAGGATAAAAATTTAGAGGAATTGGCTGATGTAATGGAGGTTTTATTTGGACTAGCGGAAAGCTTAGGTTATAGTGAAGAGGAACTTTTGGAGGCTAGGGATAAAAAGAGAAAGGAACGTGGAGGATTTAAGGAAGGAATTATACTTAAAGTTGTGAAGTAA
- a CDS encoding ATP-dependent metallopeptidase FtsH/Yme1/Tma family protein, giving the protein MGEKIKKIVKILYILAILILVCVFFIAFNYAKDTLATKEITYNEFINLLEKKQVSKVVIENENLIITPSENNEEYKGKTLFTANINDRNLISKLKEANVKFEWKNTKDNSINIISFWWVIPLVIIFFIWKYIKLKKENKYLLAQIKELTEKKDINIINDEKSENK; this is encoded by the coding sequence ATGGGAGAGAAGATTAAAAAAATAGTTAAAATACTATATATATTAGCAATATTAATTTTGGTATGTGTATTTTTCATTGCATTTAATTATGCTAAAGATACTTTAGCGACTAAAGAGATTACATATAATGAGTTCATAAATTTACTAGAGAAAAAGCAAGTATCTAAAGTTGTAATTGAAAATGAAAATTTAATAATAACTCCAAGTGAAAATAATGAGGAATATAAAGGGAAAACTTTGTTTACAGCAAATATAAATGATAGAAATTTGATATCAAAACTTAAAGAAGCAAATGTTAAATTCGAATGGAAAAATACAAAAGATAATTCAATTAATATTATTTCTTTTTGGTGGGTTATTCCATTGGTAATTATATTTTTTATTTGGAAATATATAAAACTAAAAAAGGAAAATAAATATTTGCTAGCTCAAATAAAAGAATTAACAGAAAAGAAAGATATTAATATTATTAATGATGAAAAGAGTGAGAACAAATGA